A single Actinomadura algeriensis DNA region contains:
- a CDS encoding ABC transporter ATP-binding protein — translation MTEAPDLAELERRAAERGPEFGAGAHIVCDNLVRIYKTDGIEVVALQGLDLLVDAGELIAIVGASGSGKSTLLNILSGLDVPTAGVARVAGADLLTMTARERLRFRREQVGFIWQQTARNLLPYLTAAQNVELPMRFAGRRRRDRAVRAAELLGMLGVGDCADRRPAELSGGQQQRVAIAVAVANEPHVVLADEPTGELDTATAGEVFGALRRVNAEFGTTTVVVTHDAQVSERVDRTARIRDGRTSSEVRRRDEADGTRTSEEYALLDRAGRVQLPMGFTEPLGMRDRVRLALETDHVGVWPDRPEADEAAENGGADE, via the coding sequence ATGACCGAAGCACCCGACCTCGCCGAGCTCGAACGCCGGGCCGCCGAACGCGGCCCCGAGTTCGGCGCGGGCGCCCACATCGTCTGCGACAACCTCGTCCGCATCTACAAGACCGACGGCATCGAGGTCGTCGCGCTGCAGGGCCTCGACCTGCTCGTCGACGCCGGCGAGCTGATCGCGATCGTCGGCGCGTCCGGGTCCGGGAAGTCGACGCTGCTGAACATCCTGTCCGGGCTGGACGTCCCGACCGCCGGGGTCGCCCGCGTCGCGGGCGCCGACCTGCTCACGATGACCGCGAGGGAGCGGCTCCGGTTCCGCCGCGAGCAGGTCGGATTCATCTGGCAGCAGACCGCCCGCAACCTCCTCCCGTACCTGACCGCCGCGCAGAACGTGGAACTGCCGATGCGGTTCGCCGGACGGCGCCGCCGCGACCGGGCCGTCCGCGCCGCCGAACTGCTCGGCATGCTCGGCGTCGGCGACTGCGCGGACCGGCGGCCCGCCGAACTGTCCGGCGGGCAGCAGCAGCGCGTCGCGATCGCCGTCGCCGTCGCGAACGAGCCGCACGTCGTGCTCGCCGACGAGCCCACCGGCGAGCTCGACACCGCCACCGCGGGCGAGGTGTTCGGCGCGCTCCGCCGCGTCAACGCCGAGTTCGGCACCACCACCGTCGTCGTCACCCACGACGCGCAGGTGTCCGAGCGCGTCGACCGCACCGCCCGGATCCGGGACGGACGGACGAGCAGCGAGGTGCGGCGCCGCGACGAGGCCGACGGCACCCGCACCAGCGAGGAGTACGCGCTGCTCGACCGTGCCGGGCGCGTGCAGCTCCCGATGGGCTTCACCGAACCGCTCGGCATGCGCGACCGTGTCCGGCTCGCGCTCGAGACCGACCACGTCGGCGTCTGGCCCGACCGCCCCGAAGCCGACGAAGCCGCCGAGAACGGGGGAGCCGATGAGTGA
- a CDS encoding ABC transporter ATP-binding protein, giving the protein MSEPTAEPMVEVRDLVRTYRTGRVEVPALRGASLTVAPAEFVAITGRSGAGKTTLLNLIGGLDAPDGGTVRVGGRDVGALPEDYLLALRRDVIGFVFQSHGLLPVLSAAENVEVPLRLTRTPPAERDERVRVLLGLVGLADHAAQRPHELSGGQRQRVAVARALANRPRLLLADEPTGQLDSETAAALMPLLRAIVASEGVTVVVATHDRTLLGEADRVLHLEDGAITEVPAAAGDAPPVS; this is encoded by the coding sequence ATGAGTGAGCCGACGGCCGAGCCGATGGTCGAGGTCCGCGACCTCGTCCGGACCTACCGCACCGGACGCGTCGAGGTCCCCGCGCTGCGCGGCGCGTCCCTCACCGTCGCCCCCGCCGAGTTCGTCGCGATCACCGGGCGGTCCGGGGCCGGGAAGACCACCCTGCTCAACCTGATCGGCGGCCTCGACGCCCCCGACGGCGGCACCGTCCGCGTCGGCGGGCGCGACGTCGGCGCCCTGCCCGAGGACTACCTGCTCGCCCTCCGCCGCGACGTCATCGGGTTCGTGTTCCAGTCCCACGGCCTGCTGCCCGTGCTGTCGGCCGCCGAGAACGTCGAGGTGCCGCTGCGCCTCACCCGCACCCCGCCCGCCGAACGGGACGAGCGCGTCCGCGTGCTGCTCGGCCTCGTCGGGCTCGCCGACCACGCGGCGCAGCGCCCGCACGAGCTGTCCGGCGGGCAGCGCCAGCGCGTCGCCGTCGCCCGCGCCCTCGCCAACCGGCCCCGGCTCCTGCTCGCCGACGAGCCCACCGGCCAGCTCGACTCCGAGACCGCCGCCGCCCTCATGCCGCTGCTGCGCGCGATCGTCGCGAGCGAGGGCGTGACCGTCGTCGTCGCCACCCACGACCGGACGCTGCTGGGCGAGGCCGACCGCGTCCTCCACCTCGAGGACGGCGCGATCACCGAGGTCCCGGCGGCCGCCGGGGACGCCCCGCCGGTCAGCTGA
- a CDS encoding FtsX-like permease family protein, with product MTRLLNGPWTRLARAHWAPLAALGVLTLLTAVLAVTLPASTAAGYDRAAAAALGPAPAVRVEGKARADAATAAVPNGAAMAHHARAWASLLPPDLAEATGPGQPSITTDPMAVTGDHRPRLVALSWDPGSADRVEYVAGGPPLNKSPTGGDAGVVDVAVSQRYADRFGHRVGDRLDLTDEAAGPLRARITGLYRPEDPADPYWTAREQVLRPMTRSLGLGGEADVAAALTDQGGYTRLAAAPDRRLTYTWRFPVQPDAVGAGDAAATAAALEAYRTAVEGRTGIFPCAVESSLGDDLAAYAGRLRTARSVLGLAVGGLAAVAAGVLLLAAGLLADRLRPPLAAMRARGASLPQLAAPACALAAVAVLPAAALGYAAGRLLDAGPPQDASASAVAALAALTVAVPGAAVLRERTPSAAGRDSEPAAGRPSRRRLVLDGLLVALAAIGVALLRRRGTDAGADAGADPLVAAVPVLLGAALGALVLRGYPYLLRAAGPLLRRRPGAVAFLGLARAARQSAIGALPLAVLLLAAAMAGFTATVDAGLQRGQDRAAWSRVGADARVSADRLRSDAVARLRAVDGVTGVVPARIVPGVTTGDDPAPITLIAVDLDAYRDLAPGVPGPPATGGTLLSPAAADIVGSGPATLGRYGIDDVRVPAGAGRVERFPGQTAGGAFAIVPYGDVTADGFPAEYFVAGTGLDAAALRAAAHGTGAELRADVLRDMTDAPMVTVVHRTFSGGALIAAAFGLLTVLLVLIVGARARAETVARLRVLGLGRRQGRALALVEIAPVLLCATGAGWALGLLLPVITGPVVDLRPYTGGFAATAHFPGAAATLGLLAALLLAGTAAVLVDRAFDARRGADRRTGDRPA from the coding sequence ATGACCCGCCTCCTGAACGGCCCCTGGACCCGGCTGGCGCGCGCGCACTGGGCGCCCCTGGCCGCACTGGGCGTCCTGACGCTGCTCACCGCCGTGCTCGCGGTGACCCTGCCCGCCTCGACGGCCGCCGGGTACGACCGCGCCGCGGCCGCCGCCCTCGGCCCCGCCCCCGCCGTCCGCGTCGAGGGGAAGGCGCGCGCGGACGCCGCGACGGCGGCCGTCCCGAACGGCGCCGCGATGGCGCACCACGCGCGCGCCTGGGCGTCCCTGCTGCCGCCCGACCTGGCCGAGGCGACCGGCCCCGGGCAGCCGTCGATCACCACCGACCCGATGGCCGTCACCGGCGACCACCGGCCGCGCCTGGTCGCGCTGAGCTGGGACCCGGGCTCCGCCGACCGGGTCGAGTACGTCGCCGGAGGGCCGCCGCTGAACAAGTCGCCGACCGGCGGCGACGCCGGCGTCGTCGACGTCGCGGTGTCGCAGCGGTACGCCGACCGGTTCGGCCACCGGGTCGGCGACCGGCTCGACCTGACCGACGAGGCGGCCGGGCCGCTGCGGGCGCGCATCACCGGCCTCTACCGGCCGGAGGACCCCGCCGACCCGTACTGGACGGCGCGCGAACAGGTGCTGCGCCCCATGACGCGCTCGCTCGGCCTCGGCGGCGAGGCCGACGTGGCCGCCGCCCTCACCGACCAGGGCGGATACACGCGGCTGGCCGCCGCCCCGGACCGGCGGCTCACCTACACCTGGCGGTTCCCCGTCCAGCCGGACGCCGTCGGCGCGGGCGACGCCGCCGCGACCGCCGCCGCGCTGGAGGCGTACCGCACCGCCGTCGAGGGCCGCACCGGGATCTTCCCGTGCGCCGTCGAGTCGTCCCTCGGCGACGACCTCGCCGCCTACGCCGGGCGGCTGCGCACCGCCCGGTCCGTGCTCGGCCTCGCCGTCGGCGGGCTCGCCGCCGTCGCCGCCGGGGTGCTGCTGCTGGCCGCCGGGCTGCTCGCCGACCGGCTCCGGCCGCCGCTCGCCGCCATGCGAGCGCGCGGCGCGTCGCTGCCGCAGCTCGCCGCGCCGGCCTGCGCGCTCGCCGCCGTCGCCGTCCTGCCCGCCGCCGCCCTCGGGTACGCGGCCGGGCGCCTGCTGGACGCCGGCCCGCCGCAGGACGCGTCCGCGTCCGCCGTCGCGGCGCTCGCCGCGCTCACGGTCGCCGTCCCGGGCGCGGCCGTCCTGCGGGAACGCACCCCCTCGGCGGCGGGCCGCGACAGCGAGCCCGCGGCGGGCCGCCCGTCCCGGCGGCGGCTCGTCCTGGACGGCCTGCTCGTCGCGCTCGCCGCCATCGGCGTCGCGCTGCTGCGGCGGCGCGGCACGGACGCGGGCGCCGACGCGGGCGCCGACCCGCTGGTCGCCGCCGTCCCGGTGCTGCTCGGCGCCGCACTCGGCGCGCTCGTCCTGCGCGGCTACCCGTACCTGCTGCGCGCCGCGGGCCCGCTGCTGCGGCGCCGCCCCGGCGCGGTCGCGTTCCTCGGCCTCGCCCGCGCCGCCCGGCAGAGCGCGATCGGGGCGCTGCCGCTCGCCGTCCTGCTGCTCGCCGCCGCGATGGCCGGGTTCACCGCGACGGTCGACGCCGGACTGCAGCGCGGCCAGGACCGTGCCGCGTGGTCGCGCGTCGGCGCGGACGCGCGGGTGTCGGCCGACCGGCTCCGCTCCGACGCGGTGGCGCGGCTGCGCGCCGTCGACGGCGTCACCGGGGTCGTGCCCGCGCGGATCGTCCCGGGCGTCACCACCGGCGACGACCCGGCCCCGATCACCCTGATCGCCGTGGACCTCGACGCCTACCGCGACCTCGCGCCCGGCGTCCCCGGGCCGCCCGCGACCGGCGGGACGCTGCTGTCCCCGGCCGCCGCCGACATCGTCGGGTCCGGGCCCGCGACGCTCGGCCGGTACGGCATCGACGACGTCCGCGTCCCCGCCGGGGCCGGGCGCGTCGAACGCTTCCCCGGGCAGACGGCGGGCGGCGCGTTCGCGATCGTCCCGTACGGCGACGTCACCGCCGACGGCTTCCCCGCCGAGTACTTCGTCGCCGGGACCGGCCTCGACGCCGCCGCCCTCCGCGCCGCCGCGCACGGCACCGGCGCCGAACTGCGCGCGGACGTCCTGCGGGACATGACGGACGCGCCCATGGTCACCGTCGTGCACCGCACCTTCTCCGGCGGCGCGCTCATCGCCGCCGCGTTCGGCCTGCTCACCGTGCTGCTCGTCCTCATCGTCGGGGCCCGCGCCCGGGCCGAGACCGTCGCCCGGCTGCGCGTCCTCGGGCTCGGCCGGCGGCAGGGCCGCGCCCTCGCGCTCGTCGAGATCGCCCCGGTGCTGCTGTGCGCGACCGGCGCCGGATGGGCGCTCGGGCTGCTGCTGCCCGTGATCACCGGACCCGTCGTCGACCTGCGCCCCTACACCGGCGGGTTCGCCGCGACCGCACACTTCCCGGGCGCCGCCGCGACGCTCGGGCTGCTCGCCGCCCTGCTGCTCGCCGGCACCGCGGCCGTCCTCGTCGACCGCGCCTTCGACGCGCGGCGCGGCGCCGACCGGAGAACGGGGGACCGACCAGCATGA
- a CDS encoding BTAD domain-containing putative transcriptional regulator, which produces MRFGVLGALAVWTDDGALVPVPGIKVRALLADLLAHEGRPVPADRLIDDLWGEALPGNPAGALSAKVSQLRRVLEDAEPGARAIVQSRPAGYLLAAEAARVDARRFESLVDEARGAAAPKARADLLGEALGTWRGAAFADFADEPFARPAAARLEELRLTALEEHAEVRLELGEHGPVAGELAAAVAAHPLRERLRAVHMRALYRAGRQHEALEGFARFRELLADELGLDPGAELTSLHGAILRRDPVLDARSAPRSNLPVPPTALIGRAGAVADVRARLGTDRLVTLTGPGGVGKTRLAVEVASGLADAFADGVWLVELAALDRAAVPDPADAVTAVLDVHDAPGGPGTPVDRLAAALAGRRLLLVLDNCEHVVEQAAGLAERLLRRVPGLRVLATSREPLGPPGEVVWAVPPLDVPARDGPDDPAALARSGAVRLFAARAEAAARGFRLDGETAAAVAVLCRRLDGIPLALELAATRVRTLGVAGLVARLDDRFRLLATGHRGAPPRQRTLTAMIDWSWDLLAEPERAVLRRLSVHADGCAVDAAEAVCAGAGVPAEEVLDLLVRLVDRSLVVLVERPGEEPRYRLLESVAAYGADRLRDAGEHALVRSRHSEYYAGLAERADLRGAGQTSWLRTLDAEAANLRAALDTAVADAAADRALRLVGALAWYWFLRGRLGEALRSLDAALALDGGAPVPRARAVTWRAGLATLMGDVRDRAARRAEALRLVDAAGDAPLAAWARWFLAFAASDVDDLAAADAVSAELLAAFRESGDAWGEAATLLLRAKQAFVHNDTAALERDASRAAALFGDLGDRWGRLQATEWLGGLAEMTGDYDRAERSHLDGQRMAEELRLWPDVAARLAWRGWIAVVRGDPERALRLCGRALRVATEQGHVQLVAFAESGLGLAERHAGMLDAARERLTRLMKDVSPDEFPPLSLTLSQTGLGYVAELRGDADTAVRFHRDVLAIALRLESPRDVAAALEGLAGAYGLAGDHPEAAALLGKAAAVRAGAGLPASPAERTDIDRAAGRARTALGPDAFAAAFADGPGRDPADVLRHAETTAGPSPWRGPPGEQAI; this is translated from the coding sequence ATGCGATTCGGGGTGCTCGGCGCGCTCGCGGTGTGGACGGACGACGGCGCGCTCGTCCCCGTGCCGGGGATCAAGGTGCGGGCGCTGCTCGCGGACCTGCTCGCGCACGAGGGACGGCCCGTCCCCGCCGACCGGCTGATCGACGACCTGTGGGGCGAGGCGCTCCCCGGGAACCCGGCGGGCGCGCTGTCGGCGAAGGTGTCGCAGCTGCGGCGGGTGCTGGAGGACGCCGAACCGGGCGCGCGGGCGATCGTGCAGTCGCGTCCGGCCGGGTACCTGCTGGCCGCCGAGGCCGCGCGGGTGGACGCGCGGCGCTTCGAGTCCCTCGTGGACGAGGCGCGCGGGGCGGCGGCCCCGAAGGCGCGGGCGGACCTGCTCGGCGAGGCCCTCGGGACGTGGCGCGGCGCGGCGTTCGCCGACTTCGCGGACGAGCCGTTCGCCCGTCCGGCGGCCGCGCGGCTCGAGGAGCTGCGGCTGACCGCGCTGGAGGAGCACGCGGAGGTGCGGCTGGAGCTGGGCGAGCACGGGCCGGTGGCCGGGGAGCTGGCCGCCGCGGTGGCGGCGCATCCGCTGCGGGAGCGGCTCCGCGCGGTGCACATGCGCGCCCTGTACCGGGCGGGACGGCAGCACGAGGCGCTGGAGGGCTTCGCCCGGTTCCGGGAGCTGCTCGCCGACGAGCTGGGCCTGGACCCCGGCGCCGAGCTCACGAGCCTGCACGGCGCGATCCTGCGGCGCGACCCCGTCCTGGACGCGCGGTCCGCGCCGCGCTCGAACCTGCCGGTGCCGCCGACCGCGCTGATCGGACGGGCCGGCGCGGTGGCGGACGTCCGCGCCCGGCTCGGCACCGACCGGCTGGTCACCCTGACCGGGCCGGGCGGCGTCGGCAAGACGCGCCTCGCCGTGGAGGTCGCGTCCGGCCTCGCGGACGCGTTCGCCGACGGGGTGTGGCTGGTGGAGCTGGCCGCGCTCGACCGGGCCGCCGTCCCCGACCCGGCCGACGCCGTGACGGCGGTGCTGGACGTGCACGACGCGCCCGGCGGCCCCGGCACGCCCGTCGACCGGCTCGCCGCGGCGCTCGCCGGGCGCCGCCTGCTGCTCGTCCTCGACAACTGCGAGCACGTCGTCGAGCAGGCCGCCGGGCTGGCCGAACGGCTGCTGCGCCGGGTCCCGGGGCTGCGGGTGCTGGCGACGAGCCGGGAGCCGCTCGGGCCGCCCGGCGAGGTGGTGTGGGCGGTGCCGCCGCTGGACGTGCCCGCCCGGGACGGGCCGGACGACCCGGCGGCGCTCGCGCGGTCCGGCGCGGTGCGGCTGTTCGCGGCGCGGGCGGAGGCGGCGGCCCGCGGGTTCCGGCTGGACGGCGAGACCGCCGCGGCGGTCGCGGTGCTGTGCCGGCGGCTCGACGGGATCCCGCTGGCGCTCGAACTCGCGGCGACGCGCGTCCGGACGCTGGGCGTGGCGGGGCTCGTCGCGCGGCTGGACGACCGGTTCCGGCTGCTCGCGACGGGCCATCGGGGCGCGCCGCCCCGGCAGCGCACCCTCACCGCGATGATCGACTGGAGCTGGGACCTGCTGGCGGAGCCGGAGCGCGCGGTGCTGCGGCGGCTGTCGGTGCACGCCGACGGCTGCGCGGTGGACGCGGCCGAGGCGGTCTGCGCGGGCGCGGGCGTCCCGGCGGAGGAGGTCCTCGACCTGCTGGTCCGGCTGGTCGACCGGTCGCTGGTCGTGCTGGTGGAGCGGCCGGGAGAGGAGCCCCGGTACCGGCTGCTGGAGTCGGTGGCCGCCTACGGCGCCGACCGGCTGCGCGACGCGGGCGAGCACGCGCTCGTCCGGTCCCGGCACAGCGAGTACTACGCCGGCCTGGCCGAACGCGCCGACCTGCGGGGCGCCGGGCAGACGTCCTGGCTGCGGACGCTCGACGCGGAGGCCGCGAACCTGCGCGCGGCGCTCGACACGGCCGTCGCGGACGCCGCCGCCGACCGCGCGCTGCGGCTGGTCGGGGCGCTGGCCTGGTACTGGTTTCTGCGCGGCCGGCTGGGCGAGGCGCTGCGCTCCCTCGACGCCGCCCTCGCCCTGGACGGCGGGGCGCCCGTGCCGCGGGCCCGCGCGGTGACGTGGCGGGCGGGCCTGGCGACGCTGATGGGCGACGTCCGCGACCGGGCCGCGCGGCGGGCGGAGGCGCTCCGGCTGGTGGACGCGGCCGGGGACGCGCCGCTGGCCGCGTGGGCGCGCTGGTTCCTGGCGTTCGCGGCGTCGGACGTGGACGATCTCGCGGCGGCGGACGCCGTGTCGGCGGAGCTGCTCGCGGCGTTCCGGGAGTCGGGGGACGCGTGGGGCGAGGCGGCGACGCTGCTGCTGCGGGCGAAGCAGGCCTTCGTGCACAACGACACGGCCGCGCTGGAGCGGGACGCGTCGCGCGCCGCCGCGCTGTTCGGCGACCTCGGCGACCGGTGGGGGCGGTTGCAGGCCACCGAGTGGCTCGGCGGGCTGGCCGAGATGACCGGCGACTACGACCGGGCCGAGCGGTCCCATCTCGACGGGCAGCGGATGGCGGAGGAGCTGCGGCTGTGGCCGGACGTCGCGGCGCGGCTGGCGTGGCGAGGCTGGATCGCCGTCGTGCGCGGCGACCCGGAGCGGGCGCTGCGGCTGTGCGGCCGGGCGCTGCGGGTCGCGACGGAACAGGGCCATGTCCAGCTCGTCGCGTTCGCGGAGTCGGGGCTGGGGCTGGCGGAGCGCCACGCCGGGATGCTGGACGCGGCGCGCGAGCGGCTCACCCGGCTGATGAAGGACGTCTCGCCCGACGAGTTCCCGCCGCTGTCGCTGACGCTGAGCCAGACCGGCCTCGGGTACGTGGCCGAACTGCGGGGCGACGCGGACACGGCCGTCCGGTTCCACCGGGACGTGCTGGCCATCGCGCTGCGCCTGGAGTCGCCGCGCGACGTCGCGGCCGCGCTGGAGGGGCTGGCGGGCGCGTACGGCCTGGCGGGGGACCACCCGGAGGCCGCCGCGCTGCTGGGGAAGGCCGCCGCCGTCCGCGCCGGGGCGGGACTGCCCGCGAGCCCGGCGGAGCGCACGGACATCGACCGCGCCGCCGGGCGGGCCCGGACGGCGCTCGGCCCGGACGCGTTCGCGGCGGCGTTCGCGGACGGCCCCGGCCGCGACCCCGCGGACGTCCTGCGGCACGCGGAGACGACCGCGGGCCCGTCCCCGTGGCGGGGCCCGCCGGGCGAACAAGCGATCTAA
- a CDS encoding FtsX-like permease family protein, whose protein sequence is MWHPGLVARRMAGERALVPAACATVLFATTVLAALVGYGGSVTSEGLRRTLGDATFATAGTTITGHVPGGGFAETREQVDDALARIYRDTPLSIALDARSDSYTLPGQEDAEHPDLTVFQTHTAIERHARLTEGRWPGGAVDGEQVEAVLPAPAAEAMDVRVGDELTLRGRVDDGATARVTVVGLFEVRDPRHHVWSGDRLITTGAERLDYTTYGPFVVRPEVFAGRFAGGTGTDARWTVMPDLRGVEAAELGPLGDRVAGGADVLAGSGAPFTVVTELPGLTEQVRSAARVARSTMLIPVLQLVLLAGCAWLLVARLVADHRRGEVALLRTRGLGMRQLAGLALAEGLLIALPAALLGPLLAGPLLRLAGLAPAVRAAGLTPDAGPLAPLYAVSAATALACAVALTVPTLRGANRTFVEAQAGIGRTARGRLRRSGGDLALLLVAALAIWQLTRYGAGGGSATGVDPFIVSGPALGLLAGAVLLLRLLPVATRAAERFAARGRGLAPVLGARQVGRRPLRYAGPVLLLVMAMAVGVLSVTTMATWRQSQLDQADFRSGADLRLTAGEGTAALGAAGRFAALPGVTGTAAVLRTGASLGTGEATLLAADTAALGPLLRVRPGLRDGLRLGDLAAERPPAIAVPGAPGRLEFELRLTREGPPPGDVPEPPDGAPFTVAATIADARGLLRRADLPAVPADGRAHTVGLPVADLAGPGGEPAYPLSVRAIHYAYDDNPFAGPLRLEVLAVRGDGARAGAVPDGATWRLTDDLVPPEAAPEPHERDGGEIADLPIHASEPPTSSLDVVSGRGVHAVLTAPDATATGAEAPGGADDDLLPAVPGVITRATADRAKVAAGGTVTLGTPEGDQPVTVVGIVPALPTTAPDRPGVLVDLPALHSARLAAGAGTTEVEPDEWWAAARGGDTGPATTALAERPAWGKVAGDRSALRARLRDAPLGAALQGALVLGFGAAVAFAALAFAVNAAVTAGERAREFAVLRALGVHPRQVAGMLAVEQAFLVLLGLAGGTLLGLVMARLVVPHIVLGVQAAPPYPPAEPVVRWPLVLALLAGAVALLGLVLPPVLRVLGRGEPGTGLRAGEE, encoded by the coding sequence ATGTGGCATCCGGGGCTCGTGGCCAGGCGGATGGCGGGGGAGCGGGCACTGGTCCCGGCCGCCTGCGCCACCGTGCTGTTCGCCACCACCGTGCTCGCCGCGCTCGTCGGCTACGGCGGCTCGGTCACCAGCGAGGGACTGCGCCGCACCCTCGGCGACGCGACGTTCGCGACGGCCGGGACGACGATCACCGGGCACGTCCCCGGCGGCGGCTTCGCCGAGACGCGGGAACAGGTGGACGACGCGCTCGCGCGGATCTACCGGGACACACCGCTGTCGATCGCGCTGGACGCCCGCAGCGACTCCTACACGCTGCCGGGGCAGGAGGACGCCGAGCATCCCGACCTGACGGTCTTCCAGACGCACACCGCGATCGAACGGCACGCCCGCCTCACCGAGGGGCGATGGCCGGGCGGGGCCGTCGACGGCGAACAGGTCGAGGCGGTGCTCCCCGCCCCGGCCGCCGAGGCGATGGACGTCCGCGTCGGCGACGAACTCACCCTCCGCGGCCGCGTCGACGACGGCGCGACCGCCCGGGTCACGGTCGTCGGGCTGTTCGAGGTCCGCGACCCCCGGCACCACGTGTGGAGCGGCGACCGGCTGATCACGACCGGCGCCGAACGGCTCGACTACACGACGTACGGGCCGTTCGTCGTCCGTCCCGAGGTGTTCGCCGGACGCTTCGCGGGCGGCACCGGGACGGACGCGCGCTGGACCGTCATGCCCGACCTGCGCGGCGTCGAGGCCGCCGAGCTGGGGCCGCTCGGCGACCGGGTCGCGGGCGGCGCGGACGTCCTGGCCGGGTCCGGCGCCCCGTTCACCGTCGTGACCGAACTGCCCGGGCTGACGGAACAGGTGCGGAGCGCCGCGCGGGTGGCGCGGTCCACGATGCTGATCCCGGTGCTGCAGCTCGTGCTGCTGGCGGGCTGCGCGTGGCTGCTGGTCGCGCGGCTCGTCGCCGACCACCGGCGCGGCGAGGTCGCGCTGCTGCGCACCCGCGGCCTCGGGATGCGGCAGCTCGCCGGGCTCGCGCTCGCCGAGGGCCTGCTGATCGCGCTGCCCGCCGCGCTGCTCGGGCCGCTGCTGGCGGGCCCGCTGCTGCGGCTCGCCGGGCTGGCGCCCGCCGTGCGCGCCGCCGGGCTCACCCCGGACGCCGGGCCGCTCGCGCCGCTGTACGCGGTGTCGGCGGCGACGGCGCTGGCGTGCGCGGTCGCGCTGACCGTCCCGACGCTGCGCGGCGCGAACCGCACGTTCGTCGAGGCGCAGGCGGGCATCGGACGGACGGCGCGGGGGCGGCTGCGCCGCTCGGGCGGCGACCTCGCGCTGCTGCTCGTCGCCGCCCTCGCGATCTGGCAGCTCACCCGGTACGGCGCGGGCGGCGGGTCCGCGACGGGGGTGGACCCGTTCATCGTGTCCGGTCCCGCGCTGGGCCTGCTCGCGGGCGCGGTGCTGCTGCTCCGGCTGCTGCCCGTCGCGACCCGCGCCGCCGAGCGGTTCGCCGCCCGGGGCCGCGGGCTCGCGCCCGTCCTCGGCGCCCGCCAGGTCGGCCGCCGCCCGCTCCGCTACGCGGGCCCGGTCCTGCTGCTCGTCATGGCGATGGCCGTCGGCGTCCTGTCGGTGACGACGATGGCGACGTGGCGGCAGTCGCAGCTGGACCAGGCCGACTTCCGCAGCGGCGCCGACCTGCGGCTGACCGCCGGGGAGGGCACGGCCGCGCTCGGCGCCGCCGGGCGGTTCGCGGCGCTGCCCGGCGTCACCGGCACCGCCGCGGTGCTGCGCACCGGCGCCTCCCTCGGCACCGGCGAGGCGACGCTGCTCGCCGCCGACACCGCGGCCCTCGGCCCGCTGCTGCGCGTCCGGCCCGGCCTGCGGGACGGCCTGCGGCTCGGCGACCTGGCGGCGGAACGCCCGCCCGCGATCGCCGTCCCCGGCGCACCCGGACGGCTGGAGTTCGAGCTGCGCCTCACCCGCGAGGGCCCGCCGCCCGGCGACGTCCCCGAGCCGCCGGACGGCGCGCCCTTCACGGTCGCCGCGACGATCGCCGACGCGCGCGGGTTGCTGCGGCGCGCCGACCTCCCGGCCGTGCCCGCCGACGGCCGCGCGCACACCGTCGGCCTGCCCGTCGCCGACCTCGCCGGGCCGGGCGGCGAGCCGGCGTACCCGCTGTCGGTCCGCGCGATCCACTACGCCTACGACGACAACCCGTTCGCCGGGCCGCTCCGCCTCGAAGTGCTCGCCGTGCGCGGGGACGGCGCGCGGGCCGGGGCCGTTCCGGACGGGGCGACGTGGCGGCTCACCGACGACCTGGTCCCGCCGGAGGCGGCGCCCGAACCGCACGAACGGGACGGCGGCGAGATCGCCGACCTGCCGATCCACGCGTCCGAACCGCCGACCTCGTCGCTCGACGTCGTGTCCGGCCGCGGTGTCCACGCCGTCCTCACCGCCCCGGACGCGACGGCCACGGGCGCGGAGGCGCCGGGCGGGGCGGACGACGACCTGCTGCCCGCCGTTCCCGGCGTGATCACCCGCGCGACGGCCGACCGCGCGAAGGTCGCCGCCGGCGGCACCGTCACCCTCGGCACCCCCGAAGGCGACCAGCCGGTCACCGTCGTCGGGATCGTGCCCGCGCTGCCCACGACCGCCCCCGACCGGCCGGGCGTCCTGGTCGACCTGCCCGCCCTGCACAGCGCCCGGCTCGCCGCGGGCGCGGGCACCACCGAGGTCGAGCCGGACGAGTGGTGGGCGGCGGCGCGCGGCGGCGACACCGGCCCCGCGACCACCGCGCTCGCCGAGCGTCCCGCCTGGGGGAAGGTCGCCGGGGACCGGTCCGCGCTGCGCGCCCGGCTCCGCGACGCCCCGCTCGGCGCCGCCCTGCAGGGCGCGCTCGTCCTCGGGTTCGGCGCCGCCGTCGCCTTCGCCGCCCTCGCGTTCGCGGTGAACGCCGCCGTCACCGCCGGGGAGCGCGCCCGCGAGTTCGCGGTGCTGCGCGCCCTCGGAGTCCATCCCCGGCAGGTCGCCGGGATGCTGGCCGTCGAGCAGGCGTTCCTCGTCCTGCTCGGCCTCGCGGGCGGCACCCTGCTCGGGCTGGTCATGGCGCGGCTCGTCGTCCCGCACATCGTCCTCGGCGTGCAGGCCGCGCCGCCGTACCCGCCCGCCGAACCGGTCGTCCGCTGGCCCCTCGTGCTCGCCCTGCTCGCGGGCGCCGTCGCGCTCCTCGGCCTCGTGCTGCCGCCGGTGCTGCGCGTGCTGGGCCGCGGCGAGCCCGGCACCGGACTCCGCGCGGGGGAGGAGTGA